The Nitrosomonas cryotolerans ATCC 49181 genome includes a window with the following:
- a CDS encoding glycerophosphodiester phosphodiesterase — MPKQTTDCLIFAHRGASQDAMENTRLAFDKALEYAADGIETDVQLTRDEITVLWHDHFLDKVGLAGKRIDDFNYDQLKSLGLMQDSSHAGIMSLQSFLDTYRKHCRLLIEIKNNPWEAVSRHEIKIRQTMNMIGSVSDQPIIISSFNLTSLIYAQRYRPGFPLVYNLEAEQTVTEVQQVLINQPFLYGFCLPIETLDNAMVDLLRKQSKSIAVYTCNSDEEINKALKFGVDILISDLPHHALKIRDT, encoded by the coding sequence ATGCCAAAACAAACTACAGATTGCCTGATATTTGCTCACCGCGGTGCCAGCCAGGATGCAATGGAAAATACGCGGCTTGCTTTTGACAAAGCACTGGAATATGCAGCGGACGGAATAGAAACAGACGTACAACTTACCCGCGATGAGATTACCGTACTCTGGCATGATCACTTTCTTGACAAGGTTGGACTTGCTGGGAAACGTATTGATGATTTTAATTATGACCAGCTAAAATCCCTGGGCCTAATGCAAGATTCGAGCCATGCAGGCATCATGAGTTTGCAGTCATTTCTCGACACTTATCGCAAACATTGTCGCCTGCTCATCGAAATTAAAAACAATCCATGGGAAGCCGTTTCCCGACATGAAATAAAAATCCGGCAAACAATGAATATGATTGGGTCGGTCAGTGATCAACCCATCATTATTTCTTCTTTTAATCTCACCAGCCTCATATATGCACAGCGCTACAGACCCGGATTTCCCTTAGTTTATAACCTTGAAGCTGAACAAACCGTTACTGAAGTACAGCAGGTACTGATCAATCAACCTTTTCTCTACGGATTCTGCTTGCCGATTGAAACTCTAGATAATGCCATGGTTGATTTATTGCGTAAACAGAGTAAATCTATCGCTGTTTATACCTGTAACAGCGATGAAGAAATAAACAAGGCACTTAAATTCGGCGTGGATATCCTGATCAGTGATTTACCGCATCATGCATTAAAGATACGTGATACATGA
- a CDS encoding ZIP family metal transporter, whose translation MSTLVWIIGASLLGGILSLLFAAVLTLNTSAAWVSMLVSYAIGALLGAAFLNTLPEAFEISEDPTQVTAMVLAGILLFFILEKLVLWRHCHMEQCEAHDPLHGYTAVTATNEHDYGRSGSMIILGDTFHNFVDGILIATAFMADIQLGIITSIAIIAHEIPQEAGDFIILLNSGYTRRRALLLNILSSFATLAGGILAYFMLHKLDHLILPLLGLATASMIYVAMSDLIPGLHKRPEIGATIQQVTLILLGISSIWMVNNFFAHAH comes from the coding sequence ATGTCTACGCTTGTCTGGATCATTGGAGCCAGTTTGCTCGGGGGTATATTGAGCCTATTGTTTGCAGCTGTGCTGACACTTAACACAAGCGCTGCATGGGTTTCAATGCTGGTTTCTTACGCGATTGGTGCCTTGCTGGGTGCTGCTTTTCTGAATACACTACCCGAGGCATTTGAGATCTCCGAAGATCCAACACAGGTAACCGCTATGGTGCTTGCTGGGATTCTGCTGTTTTTCATTCTGGAAAAACTGGTTTTATGGCGTCACTGCCATATGGAGCAATGTGAAGCGCATGATCCGTTGCATGGTTATACGGCTGTTACAGCGACGAATGAACATGACTATGGACGCAGCGGATCGATGATTATTTTGGGGGATACCTTTCATAATTTTGTTGATGGTATTCTCATTGCGACTGCGTTTATGGCAGATATACAACTTGGAATTATTACTTCTATTGCAATTATTGCGCACGAAATACCCCAAGAAGCCGGTGATTTTATTATTCTCCTCAATTCCGGTTATACACGTCGACGCGCTTTACTACTGAATATACTGTCTAGCTTCGCAACCCTGGCAGGAGGAATACTGGCTTATTTCATGTTACACAAGCTGGATCATCTCATTCTGCCTTTATTAGGACTAGCGACTGCGAGTATGATTTATGTGGCGATGTCAGACCTGATCCCGGGTTTACATAAGCGACCTGAAATTGGTGCTACTATTCAGCAGGTTACGCTTATTCTTTTGGGGATCAGCTCCATCTGGATGGTTAATAATTTCTTTGCACATGCGCATTAG
- a CDS encoding ankyrin repeat domain-containing protein, protein MNHIKNFINFTRTFLLLVGITIVVSAHASESNDEVELFKSAFSGKTAAVEALLTKGINPDIQDENGFTALIVAAQNGHTATVKTLLEKKAKPDLKNKGGTTALIVAAKNGHAPVVNLLLAHDAQIDLQTEDGISALLIASKEGHEEIVEILLKKDAQVDLYTKDNLTALMVAALEGHAAIVEQLLAKNAQIDLQAKDQTTALYMASQNGHTAIVEALLAKGAPLDLKAINETTPLYMATQGGYTAVVQALLAKGAKVDPRDKNNATPLTIAALHGHTDIVKALLEKGANVDLKAQNGFTPLILAAQSGHTAIIEALLAKGADIDLQNEDGVTPLMWAALHGHADAVKILLTKGARPGLESKSGKTALDIAKEPAIIELLKAAITE, encoded by the coding sequence ATGAATCATATAAAGAATTTCATAAACTTCACACGTACATTTTTATTATTAGTTGGAATAACCATAGTCGTATCAGCACATGCTTCTGAAAGTAATGACGAGGTGGAGCTTTTCAAGTCAGCTTTCTCTGGAAAAACTGCAGCTGTCGAGGCATTATTAACAAAAGGGATCAATCCTGACATACAGGATGAAAATGGTTTCACCGCACTAATTGTGGCGGCACAAAATGGCCACACGGCTACTGTCAAAACATTATTGGAAAAAAAGGCCAAACCGGATCTGAAAAATAAGGGGGGAACGACTGCTTTAATTGTGGCTGCCAAAAATGGCCATGCGCCCGTTGTTAACCTATTGCTGGCACACGATGCTCAAATCGATCTACAGACCGAAGATGGCATTTCCGCACTCCTGATCGCCTCCAAGGAAGGCCATGAAGAAATTGTCGAAATACTGCTGAAAAAGGATGCTCAGGTTGATCTATACACCAAGGATAACCTTACCGCATTAATGGTCGCTGCATTAGAAGGTCATGCCGCTATCGTAGAACAGTTACTAGCGAAAAATGCTCAGATTGATTTACAAGCAAAAGATCAGACTACAGCTCTGTATATGGCTTCTCAGAATGGCCATACGGCTATTGTTGAGGCGTTATTGGCAAAGGGAGCACCACTCGACCTGAAAGCCATCAATGAGACCACCCCACTGTATATGGCGACTCAAGGGGGTTATACGGCCGTTGTACAGGCATTACTAGCAAAGGGGGCTAAAGTAGACCCGCGGGACAAGAATAATGCAACCCCGCTCACGATAGCTGCGCTGCATGGTCATACCGACATTGTAAAGGCCCTGTTAGAAAAGGGAGCCAACGTTGATTTAAAGGCCCAGAATGGTTTTACTCCTTTAATATTGGCTGCCCAAAGTGGACATACTGCGATTATTGAAGCGTTATTGGCTAAAGGCGCTGATATTGATCTACAAAATGAAGATGGTGTCACACCATTGATGTGGGCTGCCTTGCATGGCCATGCTGATGCTGTCAAAATATTGTTGACAAAAGGTGCTCGCCCAGGCTTGGAAAGCAAAAGTGGAAAAACTGCATTGGATATCGCAAAAGAACCGGCCATCATAGAACTACTCAAGGCCGCTATCACTGAGTAA
- the pgeF gene encoding peptidoglycan editing factor PgeF: MPDMNDWIIPDWPAPSHVKSIFTTRYGGVSNGPNGTYASLNLGAHVNDRPSDVAYNRALLCKHLPGEPRWLKQVHGALPVWIDNSDGLLEGDAALSHQQETVCVIQVADCLPIFLCDTAGIVVGVIHAGWRGLAAGIIEKSVSKMRAGHSNREIMAWLGPAIGPEHFEVGEEVRTIFLDHDQASEPAFSAQHNRPGNKWLANIFLLARQRLAKANVTEVYGGGICTFSDPTRFFSYRRDGETGRMAALIWLEKQ; the protein is encoded by the coding sequence ATGCCCGATATGAATGATTGGATTATTCCCGATTGGCCGGCGCCCAGTCATGTTAAATCAATCTTTACCACCCGCTATGGCGGTGTAAGTAATGGGCCCAATGGAACTTATGCTTCCCTTAATTTGGGTGCTCACGTGAATGATCGTCCATCTGATGTTGCATATAATCGGGCATTGCTGTGTAAACATCTGCCGGGAGAACCCAGGTGGTTAAAACAAGTACACGGTGCCTTGCCTGTTTGGATAGATAACAGTGATGGTTTGCTTGAAGGTGATGCGGCATTGAGCCATCAGCAGGAGACAGTTTGTGTCATACAGGTGGCTGACTGTCTGCCAATATTTCTGTGTGATACCGCAGGAATAGTCGTGGGCGTGATTCATGCTGGCTGGCGTGGATTAGCTGCGGGTATTATTGAGAAGTCGGTCTCAAAAATGAGAGCAGGCCATAGTAATAGGGAAATCATGGCTTGGCTAGGCCCAGCAATTGGTCCTGAGCATTTTGAAGTGGGTGAAGAAGTACGTACAATCTTTTTGGATCACGATCAGGCATCTGAACCTGCTTTTTCGGCGCAGCATAATAGGCCAGGTAATAAATGGTTGGCTAATATCTTTTTATTGGCACGTCAAAGGCTTGCGAAAGCAAACGTGACTGAAGTTTATGGTGGTGGCATTTGTACTTTTAGTGATCCCACGAGATTCTTTTCTTATCGCCGTGATGGTGAAACCGGGCGTATGGCTGCGCTTATTTGGCTGGAAAAACAATAA